Genomic DNA from Vibrio sp. SNU_ST1:
GCCCGATAACGCCAAGTGCTAAAGACGCCTGAGATGGTGGAACATTTTTTACTTGGGTTAATCTTCTCCAGTTCAACGACTTGCTCCACTCAGTTAAATGTAGAACGTATACTCTAATCAAAACGTTCAGTCATGCTCACAATCGGTGTTGTTAGGCATGTAAATAATTTCGTGGATAATAGCAAGTTTAACGTTTGCTTTTAAGGTTTTGATTCGAAATTGATATATAAAGCGCGATGAAAGTGTTTTTGATTTTCTTGAGTGTTCTATAAATATTGAGCTGGGTTTGCTCATGTATCCGTGGAACTTGACTGTATTAGTGGAACTTAACGAGTTACGTTTAAGTCCCACATTTGAACTGACGTTTTCAATGCAATTAACGAACTTCCTCTTGCTGAGGGAGATCTTGCTGTCTTAGTTTTTCGTTTTTCAGCGTGCGGTTAAGTAGTTGGCTGTAAATTGGCTGACCACCTAACATCTGAGCAATGATTACAGCGCCCAAGCAGGTGATGATCAACGGTAAGATGAGGTAGTAGTTATTGGTCATTTCAATAACCAACAGTATGCCAGTGATAGGCGCTCGCACGGTGGCGGCAAATAAGGCGCCCATGCCGGCAATCGCAAACATACCCGGCTCTATGTTCAGTTCAGGGAAGAATGCCGCCGCGATAAGCCCAAACGCGTATCCAAAGAGTGTTCCTAGGGCAAGCATTGGTGCAAAGATACCTCCAGGTGCACCAGAGCCGAAACAAAGTAGCGTGGTGAGCACGCGCCCTAAGAAGATTAACAGCAGCACGCTTGCGCTGTAGTTGCCATTAGTGATATTCGGGATGATACCAATACCACCGCCAGTCAACTCCGGTATATAGAGCAGCAATAAGCCAAAGCAACCGCCCAATAGGGAGCCTGTCATTAAGTAGCGTTTACGGTCATTCTTGTGTATTGCCACAAAAAGGTCTTGGGAAAGCGTAATCAGCTTATTGAAAATCACACCAAACAGGCCGAACAACACGCCTAACAACAGGAATAACCACAGAGCATCCAGTTCAGGCGGTTGGTATTGAGGCATTGTGATAACGGCAGATTGGCCATTGATCGAACGAAATACAATATTGGCTGAAACCGCCGAGATGATGACGGCTTTGATTGAAATGAGTGAGTAGCGAAACTGTGGTCTCATTTCCTCGACTACAAACATGATTCCGGCTAGTGGTGCGTTGAATGCGGCGGCTAAACCACCTGCGGCACCCGAAGCTAATAGTGAGTGGCGAGTGTCGTCATCTTTGACTCGAAAGATATCGGTGACCATGCGACCAATACTGCCGCCCATTTGAACGGTTGGTCCTTCTCGACCTAAAACCATACCAGAACCTAATGCGCCCATACCGCCAAAGAATTTTACGGGCAATACTCTCCACCATCGAACAGGGCGCATACCGTCCATCGCACCTTCAATTTCAGGGATGCCTGAGCCTGCAGCCTCTGGAGCAAAGCGGTGAACGAGGAAGTAACCAATAAAGGCAAATGCAGCACTAATAAGGAAAGCGGCAAGCCAAAGGGGTAAATAGCTACCGATTTCATCTTTAAGCCAGTCGGTACGAGTTTCTGTGATGAAATGAACCGCGACTTCGAAATAGGTACCCACTACGCCAGCAAGTACACCTACAATACAAGAAAGAAAGAGAACGGAAGCGGGGGTCTTATCTCTTGAGAGAAATTGATTAATAGTATCCCTTGGCATTTTGGCTAATAAGGATTGCTTAATTTTCTCTCTTCTGGTCATTGAGATAAGGCTCCTGAATGGGTTAAGGCCGGGTTGTCATAAATTATACGCGTCCTCTGCATATCCTATAGCAACAAAGATGAAAAGTTGAATTTCATTTATGGAATGTACGTGTTACATAAATGGAGTCGATGGATAATTGTGGAATCGCTGTCACAATTTTGATCGATTCTATGGCTGTGGCTTGAATATCCCCAAAAATGAACCATAGTTAAATCGTAAAGCAACATAACGAACCGCAAGGAGAAGTGAGGTTTTACACACAATTTGGATGGATTCAGAAACAAAGTTTTAGTTCCTCGTTAAATGTTCAGGTCGATATTTAAGGCTTCCTGATTCGCGAACTCACGATTGAGTAACGAGGGTGAGGCGTACTGAGTAAGTACGCCTTTAGTTCGTCTGGAGCATTCCTTTTTCATCGTTCCCCCCCCTTTCTAATGACACTCATACTACATCTGGCTTAAATCATTCTCCGTATAAACAAGCGATTGGGGTCAATTTCTCCGTGATTGTGTATATACTCCTTAAAAAGGAGAACTGATATGACCAAAAAAGTTCCTACAAACATAATTACGGGTTTCTTGGGTGTTGGCAAAACGACAGCTATTTTGAACCTGCTGAAAAATAAACCTGAGAATGAAAACTGGGCTGTTCTGGTTAATGAGTTCGGGGAAATTGGCATCGATGGCGCATTGATGACAGATCAAGGTGCTTTGATTAAAGAAGTACCGGGTGGCTGCATGTGCTGTACCGCTGGTGTGCCTATGTCAGTGGGTATTAATGCTTTGCTGCGCCAGAAGCCGGACCGTTTATTGATTGAACCTACAGGGCTTGGTCACCCTAAACAAGTGATTGCGACACTGACTTCAGAGCAATACACACCTTACGTTGACCTAAAAGCGACGCTAGGTTTGGTTGACCCAAGAAATCTGTCGATTGAGAAATATACGTCTAATCAGAACTTCAATGATCAATTAGATAGTGCTGACGTGATTATCGGAACCAAAGTAGATTTGGTTCACTCTGAAGATATCGACGCATTCAATGATTGGGTGACGGATCAAACACCCGCAAAAGTATTCCATAAGCTGATTCACGATGGTGAGGTGCCATTGGAAGTGTTGGACATTGAAAGGGTTTACGGCAGTGCTTCCTCTCATCTTGAAGCACACCATCACGATCACGCTGAACAAGAGCCTCAATTCCAACTGCCTCCCGGTGAAGCGTTTATCCGTAAAGAGAATAAAGGGCAAGGCTACTTTAGTTGTGGCTGGTTGTTTGGCGCTGAACACAAATTTGATTTTGATGCGTTGTTCTCAATGCTGTCGGATCTGACGGCTGAACGTGTAAAAGCCGTAGTGAACACCGACCAAGGTTGCTACGCATTCAATGTGGCGAATCAAGTCGTGTCTGTGAACGAAATTACACTGGATGGCTTTGAGTCTCGACTGGAAGTGATCGACTCGCAGCTCATGCCGTGGAGCGATCTCGAGCAGATTCTACTCAAGCTGTGTGGCATCAAATAGCCCTGTTTTTGCTGTTTGAATCAAGGATCTTGGTGTTTACCTCGTTGAAGGCGGGGTAAACACCAGATTAAATGAGAAAGTTTGCGTTATATCACGATAAATGTGAGATAAATCACTCTAATTACTTTATAGTGCTCGGCTGAAATAAGAATGTAGGCTGTCTGCTTAAGGAACCCGTAACAATGTCATTTTCCTCTCAAGGTTTTGCTCCTGAATTAGTCAAAGCGTTGACTGAGTGTGGTTATGAAAAACTCACTCCAATTCAACAAAAAGCGATTCCAATGGCTCGTAAAGGCCATGATATTTTTGCTACTGCTCAAACCGGTACGGGTAAAACAGCGGCATTTTCATTGCCTGTTATCCAACACCTTTTGAACAGCGGTAAAAAGGCGTCTAGAGGAACGGCTCGCGGCCTTATTCTTGCTCCAACTCGTGAGCTTGCTGCGCAGATCGCTCAAAACATTAAAGACTACGTTAAATACACGGAACTAAGCGTTTCTGCGGTTTACGGTGGTAACAAGATGTCTTCACAAGTTCGTCAACTAGAGCTGGGTGTGGATATTTTGGTTGCAACACCTGGCCGTTTAGAAGAGCACTTAGAAGCGGGTAACGTGTCTATCGCAAACCTAGAATTTCTAGTATTTGATGAAGCTGACCGTATCCTTGATATGGGCTTTATCAATGCCGTTCGCAAGATCATGTTGGATGTAGAAACATCACCGCAAATCATGATGTTCTCAGCAACAACATCAACTCAGTTAAACCAACTGTCCGTTGATATTCTGCGTAAACCAAAACGTATCAGTGTTGAGCGTGAAAACTCAACGGCTGCAACTGTTGGTCACGTGGTGTACCCAGTGGATCAAGAGCGTAAAACAGAGCTACTTTCTGAGCTTATTGGCCGTAAAAACTGGCGTCAGGTTCTTGTGTTCGTGAACTACAAAGAAACAGCAAACGATGTAGTTAAAGAGCTCAAGCTTGACGGCATTAAAGCGGTACTTTGTCACGGTGATAAAGCGCAAAGCGCTCGTCGTCGCGCATTAGATGACTTCAAAGAAGGCAGAGCACGTGTGATGGTAGCAACCGACGTTGCGGCTCGTGGTCTTGATATCGAGGACTTACCGCACGTAATTAACTACGACATGCCTTTCCTTGCGGAAGATTACGTTCACCGTATTGGTCGTACAGGCCGTGCTGGTAAACAAGGTCACGCAATATCTTTCGTTAACCGCGAAGAAGAGCTGACTGTTGTTCAAGTTGAAAAACTGATTCAACAACGTATTCGCCGTGTTGAACAACCGGGTTATGAACCGAAGAAACGTGATGCTTACATCGAGAAGCTGAACACTAAATCGGCGTACAAAAACCGTCAGGGTCGTAAGAACAACGCGAACGAAGAACCACAAGATCAAGCAAGCGCTGAACGTCGTTTGACTATGATGAAGCGAATTAAAAACCGTCGTAAGTAATTACGGTTGGTGATTGAAAAGAGCCACTGTTATGTGGCTCTTTTTGTTTGTATTGTACGCAATATTGGTTATTGTCTTCATTATTTCGTTTCAACATCGCTTCATTTCAAGTCCGATCAAGAAGCAAAAGCCACTAAATAAAAATAAGCCAGTAAGGTAATAATATGGATAGCGCACTACTTTGGGCTTTTATTCCCACGTTTTTCTTTGTGTCAATCACGCCCGGAATGTGTATGACTTTGGCGTTGACACTTGGAATGAGTGTTGGATACAAACGTACATTATGGATGATGATCGGTGAACTGGCCGGTGTCGCTGTGGTTTCCATTGCCGCGGTATTGGGTATTGCATCTATTATGTTGAACTACCCATGGTTATTTGCGGGTTTCAAGTTTGTGGGTGCAGCTTACTTGTTCTATTTAGGTGTTCAGATGTGGCGTTCGAGAGGAAAATTAGCGATCAGCACTGATAACCAAACAACCAAAGTCAGCAATGATTGGGATTTGGTGGTTCAGGGCTTCGTAACGGCAATCGCAAATCCTAAAGGCTGGGCGTTCATGATTTCGTTATTGCCTCCTTTTATTAACAGTAATAAAGATTTAGCCCCGCAGTTGTTGATTTTAGTGTCTATTATTCTGGTTTCTGAGTTCGTGTGTATGACTCTCTACGCTACTGGCGGTAAGAGCTTAAAACATATGCTAGGTAAGGCAGACAATGTGAAGTTGATGAACCGTATTGCAGGTACATTAATGATGGGCGTAGGTGTGTGGTTGTTCGTGAGTTAACTGTGATTAACGGTATTGCGATCAACGATAACGGTTAGAGATCCCCGACTCAGTCGTTCCTCCTTCTCGAGGGTGACGCGTACTTGGTATGGCTTTTGGGAAAATGATGAGCTGAAGGCTCAGATTCTTACTTAAATCCAAGATTGAATAGAATATAAAAAGAGCGATAGGGCATTTAGCCTTATCGCTCTTTTTGATTTTACTTAGCTAGCGAACAGAAAGTAGATAACAGTAAGATTGCTGATCTTAGCTAGATTTGCGTATTAAACCGCGATTTCACCGCCGTCTTCACGGCGAATCACAACCGTAGATGCTCTTGGACGAACATTGCCTTGAGTTTGTGCCGTTGCATCTTCAGACGATGGCCAGTTAGCAGGGTGTTGAATGTTTACGAATAGCGATTTGAAATCTGGGCTGATGGTAAAGCCTGTTACTTCACAACCGTTTGGACCCACAAAGAAGCGTTTAAGCTGTGCTTGGTTGTTTGCATCAATCACTGCGCTGTTACCGTTGTCATCCGTTAACTGAGATGGAACCACTGCCAGCATTTGGTCATTGGTGTAGCCCGTTACTTCGTCTGCGCCGTTATCTGTCTGAATCCACAAAATGCCGCGAGCATCAAACGCTAAGCCGTCAGGGCTAGCGAATTGGTTCATGTCTGTTAGACCTGAGCGGTTAATTGACTTGTCTTCCACTGCTGGAGAACCGAAGACAAAGATATCCCAATCGAATTCACTTGCGGTTTTACCTTCATCCCAACGAATAACATGACCGAACTTGTTGTCGACGCGAGGGTTCGCAGAGTTCGCTTCTTTACGCTTGTTGTTATTAGTTAGCGTTAGGTAAGCCGTACCTGTCATTGGGTCAACAGAGCACCATTCAGGACGATCCATAGGGGTTGCGCCTACAAGGTCGGCTGCACCTGCTGTATTAACGATAAGTGCCGCTTGAGAATCAAATGAATCACCTAGCTTACCGCCTTTTGTAGTCTTGCTGCTCAGAGTCAGTGGTAGCCAAGTACCTGAACCGTCATCGTTGAACTTAGCCACATACAATGTGCCTTTGTCCATGTACTTATCACCCGCACTTAGACGGTTGCTCGGCTGTGCGTCACGTGAATCCCACTTTTCTTCGGAAACGAACTTGTACAGGTATTCAAAGCGAGAATCGTGACCAGAGTAGAATACGATTGGCTCGCCTTCGGTTAACTTACCGAACGTACAGCCTTCATGACGGAAACAACCCAGTGCAGAACGTTTCTTAGCGCGAGAGTTCGCTGTGTATGGGTCGATTTCAACAATGTAGCCGTGACCATGTGCTTCGTTACGGTAGTCATCCATTGCTGACTCACCTGTTGGTGTCACGTCAAAGCGCGTGAACTCGTCTAAGCGTTCTTGTTTGTTACCTGAAAGCGTATCCCAACCGTAACGTGTTTTATCGGTTGCGATACCAATACGTTCTTGTGCTGGCGTTGTCTCGCCTTTGTTCACGAAATAACCCGGCCAGTTCTCTTCACACGTTAGGTAAGTGCCCCATGGTGTGTAGCCATTACCACAGTTGTTCAGCGTGCCGCGAGCTTGGCTGCCGTCTTGTGAGAATTTGGTTTTGGTAAATTCACTGTGAGCAACAGGACCAGAGAGATCCATTACGGTCGCGCCCGTGTAGCGGCGGTTAAGTGGATCGTTATCCACCATTATCCATTGATTGCCTTCAAGTTTGATGCGCACCACACTCACGCCGTGCGCGTTGATCTCTTTACGTACTTCATCAATGTTAGGGCGAGCGCCTTCATTGTATGTAGGGCCATTAGCGTGCAGTGCTTTTTGGTCAATGTACTCGTGGTTGATCACCAACAAGCCGTCGTTACTGTTGCCATCAAGCGGGAAGAAGTGCATGCCATCGTGGTGCATTCCCAGTGCGTTAGCTTGGTCTTGTGCGTTGTTGGTTCCATCTTTTAACCAAGCCTTGCCTTGCTTGTTGAGTGGAGTACCCCAAGGAACCAATACTTGCGCTGTATAGCCTTTTGGTACAACGACACTGTCTGTCAAAGAGCCTTTGACCGATTCGAAGGCAAGTGTTGCGGTGCTTTTGTGCGCGCCCGTTGCTTGCATTGTCGTAGCGTTAGCCGTGCTGTGACCCGCTAAACCAAATGCGCCAAAGGCGGTCATTGCACTGATGCCAAGACCGCCTTTCAGAACGTTTCTTCTTGAAAGGTTCGCATCTAGAACTTCTTCGAAGGGCTTGTTGTTACTCTTGTTAAAACGAGTGCTATCAAATGTTTCCTTGCTCATCGGGACTGCTTCCTGTTGGCTGACTTTATTATTCGTTATTCACGTGTAACCAAGCTATTTCTAATGAGTTAATAGTTGGTTCAATGTGTGACCAATCGTGAAGCAGTTAAGTGACAGATTTTTATAGTTTTGATTAAGGTTTTGTTTCTGCAGCACGATTTTTCCCGTTAAGCCTCTCGTGTAATACAAAACTCTTGGGAATTAACGAGGAACTGTGTATAAATGCTTTATCAAACGAAAAGAGAGACAGTTATGAAATTAGATAAAATCGAAAACAAAAATCGTCGCCTACGCAAGAAATTATACCTAGGTGAATTCGCTATTTTAGGTTTTGAAGTAAGCTGCACGACTTCGATTGCTGATTTTGACCAGTACGATGTGTTTATTGACGAATTCATCGATTTTATCGATAGCATCGGTCTGTGCTTTGGTGGCGGTGGCCTTGAGCTGTTTGAAGGTTTCTTATGTTCTATTGAGCGCTACCGTTCAGTAACAGAAGCAGAACAACTGCAAGTAGCGCAGTGGCTTGAAGCTCGCGCAGAAGTAAGCAAAGTTGAAGTAAGCGAACTTGTTGACGCAAACTACGCATTCTAATTTGGTGGTGTATGGTTCGCTCAGCTGAAATCGATTGAGCTTTCGTGAGAGAACTTTGACACATCAAATAAAAGGCCCAGTCGGTATGTCGATTGGGCCTTTTGCGTTTGGTTAGCTCAACACCAGACCTCGGATTTCAGGTGTTGTAGTTTTCTTCGATTTAGAATCTGTACGACTTGTCCAAGGGGGAGCGAGCAACTTGTTGGAGTGTTTGAAGAAGAATTGGAAATATGCGCTTTTTCAATTCGTCCCGTGACTTAGTGCTCTTTACTTAGCGTCGTTTTCTTCGTTGCCTTTATTGCCTTCATTTACCTCAGCATAGAAGTGCAGCAACTCTGTTAATTCTTTTACCCAACCAAATGCTTCTGTCGGTGCTTTCAACAAAATCTTCTCGACCTTGTCACAGTGAGTTTTAAGGCTGATCGCTTGCTCAAGATTGAACGACATTGCATAGAAGTGCCAAAGCAATAGTCGAGTCATGCGCTCGATGTTTTGTTGTGAGTTATCCGAATCACTAAACGCAAGATTCACTTCACTCAGCGCGATTGCTGTCATTCGCAACATCGCATCAAATTTCGCTGACTGCATACGCTCTTCACTGACCACTTCTTCCTGCTCGAACGTAAACAGTTCCGTCATTGCATCTTCAGGAACAAGGCGATGAATCATTCTTAAACTAAATTCTTCTAGTTCTTCACGAGGCATGTTGTTTAAGCAAGTTAAAGTGTAATCGCGTTGCATGGTGTTCTCTTGGATGAGCAAAAAGGTCGGACAGTTTAATGGAGAAGCGACCTTAGAAAAAGCAGATTTTAGATAAGCCCACGTTTGTAGGCTTATCTGTGTACTACAACTCTTAAAATCACGGCTTAGGCTGGTAGGTTTGAACGCA
This window encodes:
- the clcA gene encoding H(+)/Cl(-) exchange transporter ClcA, with translation MTRREKIKQSLLAKMPRDTINQFLSRDKTPASVLFLSCIVGVLAGVVGTYFEVAVHFITETRTDWLKDEIGSYLPLWLAAFLISAAFAFIGYFLVHRFAPEAAGSGIPEIEGAMDGMRPVRWWRVLPVKFFGGMGALGSGMVLGREGPTVQMGGSIGRMVTDIFRVKDDDTRHSLLASGAAGGLAAAFNAPLAGIMFVVEEMRPQFRYSLISIKAVIISAVSANIVFRSINGQSAVITMPQYQPPELDALWLFLLLGVLFGLFGVIFNKLITLSQDLFVAIHKNDRKRYLMTGSLLGGCFGLLLLYIPELTGGGIGIIPNITNGNYSASVLLLIFLGRVLTTLLCFGSGAPGGIFAPMLALGTLFGYAFGLIAAAFFPELNIEPGMFAIAGMGALFAATVRAPITGILLVIEMTNNYYLILPLIITCLGAVIIAQMLGGQPIYSQLLNRTLKNEKLRQQDLPQQEEVR
- a CDS encoding GTP-binding protein, which gives rise to MTKKVPTNIITGFLGVGKTTAILNLLKNKPENENWAVLVNEFGEIGIDGALMTDQGALIKEVPGGCMCCTAGVPMSVGINALLRQKPDRLLIEPTGLGHPKQVIATLTSEQYTPYVDLKATLGLVDPRNLSIEKYTSNQNFNDQLDSADVIIGTKVDLVHSEDIDAFNDWVTDQTPAKVFHKLIHDGEVPLEVLDIERVYGSASSHLEAHHHDHAEQEPQFQLPPGEAFIRKENKGQGYFSCGWLFGAEHKFDFDALFSMLSDLTAERVKAVVNTDQGCYAFNVANQVVSVNEITLDGFESRLEVIDSQLMPWSDLEQILLKLCGIK
- a CDS encoding DEAD/DEAH box helicase: MSFSSQGFAPELVKALTECGYEKLTPIQQKAIPMARKGHDIFATAQTGTGKTAAFSLPVIQHLLNSGKKASRGTARGLILAPTRELAAQIAQNIKDYVKYTELSVSAVYGGNKMSSQVRQLELGVDILVATPGRLEEHLEAGNVSIANLEFLVFDEADRILDMGFINAVRKIMLDVETSPQIMMFSATTSTQLNQLSVDILRKPKRISVERENSTAATVGHVVYPVDQERKTELLSELIGRKNWRQVLVFVNYKETANDVVKELKLDGIKAVLCHGDKAQSARRRALDDFKEGRARVMVATDVAARGLDIEDLPHVINYDMPFLAEDYVHRIGRTGRAGKQGHAISFVNREEELTVVQVEKLIQQRIRRVEQPGYEPKKRDAYIEKLNTKSAYKNRQGRKNNANEEPQDQASAERRLTMMKRIKNRRK
- a CDS encoding LysE family translocator; the encoded protein is MDSALLWAFIPTFFFVSITPGMCMTLALTLGMSVGYKRTLWMMIGELAGVAVVSIAAVLGIASIMLNYPWLFAGFKFVGAAYLFYLGVQMWRSRGKLAISTDNQTTKVSNDWDLVVQGFVTAIANPKGWAFMISLLPPFINSNKDLAPQLLILVSIILVSEFVCMTLYATGGKSLKHMLGKADNVKLMNRIAGTLMMGVGVWLFVS
- a CDS encoding PhoX family phosphatase, translating into MSKETFDSTRFNKSNNKPFEEVLDANLSRRNVLKGGLGISAMTAFGAFGLAGHSTANATTMQATGAHKSTATLAFESVKGSLTDSVVVPKGYTAQVLVPWGTPLNKQGKAWLKDGTNNAQDQANALGMHHDGMHFFPLDGNSNDGLLVINHEYIDQKALHANGPTYNEGARPNIDEVRKEINAHGVSVVRIKLEGNQWIMVDNDPLNRRYTGATVMDLSGPVAHSEFTKTKFSQDGSQARGTLNNCGNGYTPWGTYLTCEENWPGYFVNKGETTPAQERIGIATDKTRYGWDTLSGNKQERLDEFTRFDVTPTGESAMDDYRNEAHGHGYIVEIDPYTANSRAKKRSALGCFRHEGCTFGKLTEGEPIVFYSGHDSRFEYLYKFVSEEKWDSRDAQPSNRLSAGDKYMDKGTLYVAKFNDDGSGTWLPLTLSSKTTKGGKLGDSFDSQAALIVNTAGAADLVGATPMDRPEWCSVDPMTGTAYLTLTNNNKRKEANSANPRVDNKFGHVIRWDEGKTASEFDWDIFVFGSPAVEDKSINRSGLTDMNQFASPDGLAFDARGILWIQTDNGADEVTGYTNDQMLAVVPSQLTDDNGNSAVIDANNQAQLKRFFVGPNGCEVTGFTISPDFKSLFVNIQHPANWPSSEDATAQTQGNVRPRASTVVIRREDGGEIAV
- a CDS encoding YggL family protein — its product is MKLDKIENKNRRLRKKLYLGEFAILGFEVSCTTSIADFDQYDVFIDEFIDFIDSIGLCFGGGGLELFEGFLCSIERYRSVTEAEQLQVAQWLEARAEVSKVEVSELVDANYAF
- a CDS encoding exoribonuclease R — encoded protein: MQRDYTLTCLNNMPREELEEFSLRMIHRLVPEDAMTELFTFEQEEVVSEERMQSAKFDAMLRMTAIALSEVNLAFSDSDNSQQNIERMTRLLLWHFYAMSFNLEQAISLKTHCDKVEKILLKAPTEAFGWVKELTELLHFYAEVNEGNKGNEENDAK